From the Candidatus Bathyarchaeota archaeon genome, one window contains:
- a CDS encoding MBL fold metallo-hydrolase: MHTKQIGEKLFQIDLQTGNHSNLIASYVLKGQKTIIVETGPASSTPNLLAGLQELQVNPADVTYVALTHIHIDHGGGVGTLLKSLPNAKVIVHAKGASHLADPTKLWAASQETLEDIAQLFGEPEPVEKDRIIIAGDGDVFSAGEGVELRAVETPGHAAHNLSYYEPLNQGIFTGDSAGAYLSEFDTVFPTTPPPFRPDIALASIEKLVNLNPQYLYYSHFGKAQNAVKRLQGYAKQIKLWLNITQKALKQGCTDEQIRQKILSQDPVAQKIAANLQANPIHNKTLIKNSTQGFINYAKKKQQSLKEP; encoded by the coding sequence ATGCACACCAAACAAATTGGAGAAAAACTGTTCCAAATTGACCTGCAAACAGGCAACCACTCAAACCTCATAGCCAGCTACGTCCTAAAAGGCCAAAAAACCATAATCGTCGAGACAGGACCCGCCTCTTCAACCCCAAACCTACTCGCAGGACTACAAGAACTACAAGTCAACCCCGCCGATGTCACATACGTTGCCCTCACACATATCCACATAGACCACGGCGGCGGAGTTGGCACCCTGCTAAAAAGCCTTCCAAACGCCAAAGTCATAGTCCACGCCAAAGGCGCCTCGCACCTTGCAGACCCCACCAAACTTTGGGCAGCCTCCCAAGAAACCCTCGAAGATATAGCGCAGTTATTTGGTGAACCCGAACCCGTAGAGAAAGACCGCATAATCATAGCAGGCGACGGCGACGTGTTCAGCGCAGGGGAAGGGGTTGAGTTGCGGGCTGTGGAGACACCAGGGCATGCAGCACATAACTTGAGCTACTACGAACCGCTGAATCAGGGCATTTTCACGGGGGACTCAGCAGGAGCTTACCTAAGCGAATTTGACACCGTTTTTCCAACCACGCCGCCGCCGTTTCGCCCCGACATAGCCTTGGCGTCCATAGAAAAACTCGTCAACTTGAACCCTCAATACCTGTATTATAGCCATTTTGGCAAGGCACAAAACGCAGTCAAACGCCTGCAAGGCTACGCAAAGCAAATCAAGCTTTGGCTCAACATCACCCAAAAAGCACTCAAACAAGGCTGCACCGACGAGCAAATCCGACAAAAAATCCTCAGCCAAGACCCCGTCGCACAAAAAATTGCAGCCAACCTACAAGCAAACCCCATCCACAACAAAACCCTCATAAAAAACAGCACCCAAGGCTTCATAAACTACGCCAAAAAGAAGCAACAATCTTTGAAGGAGCCATAG
- a CDS encoding PQQ-binding-like beta-propeller repeat protein, translating to MSTKFYPKNLKNQTQVYRTIALLLMICIAMPLAVLPTTNAATAQKQTYAYIGALPNPAGIGQDVLLHVGITDASNWEQGPWTGLTVEVTKPDGSKETLGPFTTDLTGGTGAVYNPEMVGTYKFQTHCPDQGPLIATIRGTADAGTLLLGSSSDVLELTVQEEMPPAYPGFSMPSEYWTRPIDSQIREWSSIAGSWVASPPNLYAPYNDGPESAHILWTRPLEMGGLVGGDLDGHSMEMGDAYEGKFINSVIIDGVLYYNKINTQGRGSVPIEAQEIIAVDLHTGEELWMKPLVTPDGDVLSLSFGQTFYWDAFNVHGVYTYLWATSGSTWHAFDAFTGDWSYTVTDVPSGSNVYGAKGEIYRYTVDLRNGWMSLWNSTRTVNPQETSSSQDGSWGRYLNTAAYPRVFPAERGIQWNVTIPTNLPGSVVATFPENKVVGASITPTDVTMWALSLEAGKEGTVLYNEKWNAPAAWADGNQTIQWMTGSEIENVGVMFSKETCQNYGFNLETGEYMWGPTTPQHYLDALDDTKAGARIIAYGNLYSASVSGILYCYDIETGVLKWKYEANDTYTEILWANTWWLRPLFATDGKIYVGHYEHSAIDPRPRGAPFICVDAETGDVVWTVDGMFRQTRWGGRAIIGDSIIATMDTYDQRVYAIGKGPSATTVDAPMTDLALGNKVVISGTVTDISPGTSEYALTARFPNGVPAVSDESMSDWMLYVYKHFTKPTDTTGVTVHLTAIDPNCNTQDIGYTTSDSLGNYAITWEPPVPGLYTVTATFEGTNSYYGSEAGTYFFVTEANAANPSVTATPTPTTTDQPTPPAQTASPAPSTAPPPTSETPTTTYIAIAVAAIIIVIAAAALVLRKRQ from the coding sequence ATGTCTACCAAATTTTATCCGAAAAACCTAAAGAATCAAACACAAGTATACCGAACAATCGCGTTGTTACTGATGATTTGCATAGCTATGCCACTTGCCGTTTTACCTACTACTAACGCTGCTACCGCTCAAAAACAAACATACGCATACATTGGCGCGTTGCCTAACCCCGCGGGTATAGGTCAAGACGTACTGTTGCACGTTGGAATAACTGATGCTTCAAACTGGGAACAGGGACCATGGACAGGGCTAACTGTAGAAGTTACCAAACCTGATGGTTCCAAAGAAACCCTGGGACCATTCACGACTGACCTTACAGGCGGAACAGGTGCAGTTTACAATCCTGAAATGGTTGGCACCTATAAGTTCCAAACGCACTGTCCTGACCAAGGTCCTCTAATAGCGACCATACGAGGCACGGCAGATGCGGGCACGTTGCTTTTAGGCAGTAGCAGCGACGTACTGGAGCTTACGGTACAAGAAGAAATGCCGCCAGCATATCCAGGCTTTTCGATGCCCTCAGAATACTGGACACGACCCATTGACTCACAAATCAGAGAATGGTCATCTATTGCAGGCAGCTGGGTAGCCTCACCGCCTAACCTGTACGCTCCCTACAACGACGGACCTGAAAGCGCACACATACTATGGACCAGACCCCTAGAAATGGGCGGCTTGGTCGGTGGAGACCTTGATGGTCATTCCATGGAGATGGGCGATGCATACGAAGGAAAATTCATCAACTCAGTAATCATTGATGGCGTACTTTACTACAACAAGATTAACACTCAGGGCAGAGGAAGTGTACCTATTGAAGCTCAAGAGATTATTGCAGTAGACCTGCACACAGGCGAAGAACTATGGATGAAGCCACTTGTAACTCCCGACGGTGATGTTCTAAGCTTATCGTTTGGTCAAACATTCTATTGGGACGCATTTAACGTGCACGGTGTTTACACGTATCTTTGGGCGACCAGCGGCAGCACATGGCACGCGTTTGACGCATTCACTGGAGACTGGTCCTACACTGTTACAGATGTACCTTCAGGCAGCAACGTTTACGGCGCAAAAGGCGAAATCTACCGTTACACAGTTGACTTAAGAAACGGCTGGATGAGCCTTTGGAACTCGACAAGAACCGTGAACCCACAAGAAACAAGCAGCAGCCAAGACGGCAGTTGGGGACGCTACCTAAACACAGCAGCTTATCCCCGAGTGTTCCCCGCTGAACGAGGAATCCAATGGAACGTAACCATACCCACAAACCTTCCAGGAAGTGTCGTTGCGACTTTCCCTGAAAACAAGGTCGTAGGAGCATCAATTACTCCAACTGATGTTACTATGTGGGCTTTGAGTTTAGAAGCTGGAAAAGAAGGCACAGTGCTTTACAACGAGAAATGGAATGCACCCGCAGCTTGGGCAGATGGAAACCAGACCATCCAGTGGATGACTGGAAGTGAAATAGAAAACGTTGGAGTTATGTTCTCAAAGGAAACCTGCCAGAACTATGGCTTTAACTTGGAAACAGGCGAGTACATGTGGGGACCAACTACGCCACAGCACTACTTAGACGCTCTTGACGACACCAAAGCTGGAGCCAGAATCATCGCCTACGGAAACCTCTACTCAGCAAGCGTAAGCGGAATCCTATACTGCTACGACATCGAAACAGGCGTCCTCAAATGGAAATACGAAGCCAACGACACCTACACCGAAATCCTCTGGGCTAACACCTGGTGGCTGCGACCACTATTTGCAACCGACGGCAAAATCTACGTTGGACACTACGAACACTCAGCCATTGACCCCAGACCCCGCGGCGCACCCTTCATATGCGTTGACGCAGAAACCGGAGACGTCGTATGGACAGTAGACGGAATGTTCCGTCAAACCCGATGGGGCGGACGAGCCATTATCGGCGACAGCATCATAGCTACAATGGACACCTACGACCAACGCGTCTACGCCATAGGAAAAGGTCCTAGCGCAACAACTGTAGATGCCCCCATGACAGACTTAGCATTAGGAAACAAGGTAGTCATAAGCGGCACCGTGACGGATATTTCGCCTGGAACCAGCGAATACGCGTTGACTGCGCGGTTCCCCAACGGAGTCCCAGCGGTTTCTGATGAAAGCATGAGCGACTGGATGCTTTACGTTTACAAGCATTTCACAAAACCCACTGACACAACAGGCGTTACAGTACACTTAACAGCCATTGACCCCAACTGCAACACCCAAGACATAGGCTACACCACCAGCGACTCCTTAGGCAACTACGCAATCACATGGGAACCCCCAGTACCAGGACTATACACAGTAACAGCCACCTTTGAAGGCACCAACTCTTACTACGGCAGCGAAGCAGGAACGTACTTCTTTGTCACTGAAGCAAACGCAGCAAACCCCAGCGTCACTGCAACACCAACACCAACAACAACAGACCAACCAACACCACCAGCACAAACAGCATCACCCGCACCCTCCACTGCACCCCCACCAACAAGCGAAACACCAACCACCACCTACATAGCCATAGCAGTAGCCGCAATCATAATCGTCATAGCCGCAGCAGCCTTAGTACTTAGAAAACGCCAATAA
- a CDS encoding RtcB family protein, with protein sequence MKVPGVVYADDALMEKMLTDRTLNQCANVTYLPGIYKNAITLPDGHEGYGFPIGGVAATDYDEGVISPGGVGYDINCGVRLLSTNLSEEDVRPKLHDLTNAIFDNVPSGLGSSRKDFRVSPVDQDRVATEGVQWLIEKGMGWPEDAKHCEESGHMKNANPDKVSHTAKKRGLNQLGTLGSGNHFLEIQKVDKIFNPDTAKALGLTHEGQVTVTIHCGSRGYGHQVCSDYLKVMERAVHKYKMDLPDRELACAPGSSNEAQDYVQAMACAVNYAFCNRQAIMHWVRQSFQQVYKQDAEKLGLKLVYDVAHNIAKTETHDVDGVNRKVWVHRKGATRAFPPNHPEIPQDYQPYGQPVLIPGSMGTSSWVLVGTKKSMQLSFGSTAHGAGRMMSRAAAKRRFWGGDIKTAMEKRGIAVRAASALVLAEEADGAYKNVDAVAEVSDKVGIATKVARLVPIGVVKG encoded by the coding sequence ATGAAGGTTCCAGGTGTTGTTTACGCGGATGATGCTTTGATGGAGAAGATGTTAACTGACCGTACGTTGAATCAGTGTGCTAATGTTACGTATTTGCCGGGGATTTACAAGAACGCCATAACGTTGCCTGATGGGCATGAAGGTTATGGGTTTCCTATTGGAGGCGTTGCTGCAACGGATTATGATGAGGGTGTAATTAGCCCTGGCGGAGTGGGTTATGATATTAACTGTGGCGTGCGCCTGTTGTCCACGAACTTGTCAGAAGAGGATGTACGCCCCAAACTACATGATTTGACTAACGCGATTTTTGATAATGTTCCTTCGGGTTTGGGTAGCAGCCGCAAAGACTTTAGGGTAAGCCCTGTTGATCAAGACCGCGTCGCCACAGAGGGTGTACAGTGGCTTATAGAGAAGGGCATGGGCTGGCCTGAAGATGCAAAGCACTGCGAAGAGTCAGGGCATATGAAAAATGCCAACCCCGACAAAGTCTCCCACACCGCCAAAAAAAGAGGACTCAACCAGCTAGGCACTCTGGGCTCAGGAAATCATTTCTTGGAAATCCAAAAAGTAGACAAAATCTTCAATCCCGATACGGCGAAGGCGCTTGGTTTGACCCATGAGGGGCAGGTTACGGTGACGATTCATTGTGGTTCACGCGGCTACGGACACCAAGTCTGCAGTGACTATCTTAAAGTCATGGAACGCGCCGTGCACAAGTACAAGATGGATTTGCCTGACCGCGAGTTAGCCTGTGCGCCAGGAAGCAGCAACGAAGCCCAAGATTACGTTCAAGCCATGGCGTGCGCAGTGAATTACGCGTTTTGTAACCGTCAAGCTATTATGCACTGGGTTAGGCAAAGCTTCCAGCAGGTCTACAAGCAAGATGCTGAAAAACTTGGGTTGAAACTGGTTTACGATGTGGCACATAACATCGCCAAAACTGAAACCCATGATGTTGATGGCGTCAACAGGAAGGTTTGGGTGCACCGAAAAGGCGCGACCCGAGCTTTCCCGCCTAATCACCCTGAAATCCCTCAAGATTATCAGCCTTACGGGCAGCCAGTTCTTATCCCCGGCAGCATGGGCACAAGCTCTTGGGTGCTGGTTGGCACAAAAAAATCCATGCAGCTAAGCTTTGGCTCCACAGCACACGGCGCAGGACGCATGATGAGCAGGGCAGCAGCAAAACGCAGGTTCTGGGGCGGTGATATAAAAACCGCGATGGAAAAAAGGGGAATTGCGGTTCGGGCAGCGAGCGCGTTGGTTTTAGCTGAAGAAGCAGATGGAGCATACAAGAACGTGGATGCCGTGGCAGAGGTTAGCGACAAAGTCGGCATAGCCACCAAGGTTGCGCGGCTTGTTCCCATAGGGGTAGTCAAAGGTTAA